From Sphingomonas bisphenolicum, one genomic window encodes:
- a CDS encoding RBBP9/YdeN family alpha/beta hydrolase has product MERFGFSGDTRQPVVLTIPGLNNSGPGHWQTIWEETRGDCERVDLGSWASPNRNAWVTRLDAAIREANGPVILAAHSLGCLAVAWWGALQSQAYGWPVTGALLVAPPDCDRMETPETIGGFGPTPRAQLPFPSILVGSRDDPYIFFERAHSVGKNWGSQFVDAGHAGHINADSGLGDWQFGQSLLERLIDNAQEQASAMRQMRPALPMAQQERKAQRPTLHP; this is encoded by the coding sequence ATGGAGCGATTCGGTTTTTCGGGTGACACGCGCCAGCCGGTCGTGCTGACCATCCCCGGCCTCAACAATAGCGGGCCGGGCCACTGGCAGACAATCTGGGAAGAAACGCGCGGCGATTGCGAGCGGGTGGACCTGGGCAGCTGGGCCAGCCCCAACCGCAATGCCTGGGTGACGCGGCTCGACGCCGCCATCCGCGAAGCGAACGGGCCGGTCATATTGGCGGCGCACAGCCTGGGCTGCCTGGCCGTCGCCTGGTGGGGCGCTTTGCAAAGCCAGGCCTATGGCTGGCCGGTGACCGGCGCGCTGCTGGTCGCGCCGCCCGATTGCGACCGGATGGAAACGCCCGAGACGATCGGCGGATTCGGCCCCACGCCCCGCGCGCAACTCCCCTTCCCCTCGATTCTGGTGGGTAGCCGCGACGATCCCTATATCTTCTTCGAACGCGCCCATAGCGTCGGCAAAAATTGGGGCAGTCAATTTGTCGATGCGGGCCATGCCGGTCATATCAACGCAGATTCGGGTCTCGGCGACTGGCAGTTTGGGCAATCCCTGCTCGAACGGCTGATCGACAATGCGCAGGAACAGGCGTCCGCCATGCGCCAGATGCGCCCTGCGCTGCCCATGGCCCAGCAGGAGCGCAAGGCCCAGCGCCCGACCCTGCACCCATAA
- the der gene encoding ribosome biogenesis GTPase Der, with translation MLPTVAIVGRPNVGKSTLFNRLVGKKLALVDDQPGVTRDRREGEAHLLGLDFTIVDTAGYEDEDANTLPGRMRMQTEAAVENCDVALFMIDARAGITPLDEEIARWLRANDAPVILVANKAEGKAADDGVMESFSLGLGEPVPFSAEHGQGLADLFQALLPHLEREGDEPHEKEFYEDDESAPLKLAIVGRPNAGKSTLINRLLGENRLLTGPEAGITRDSIAVDWMWTSRDGLERPVRLIDTAGMRKRAKVQEKLEKLAVSDGINAVNFAEVVVLMIDSTRGLEAQDLRIADRVLEEGRALVVALNKWDTVEHGSALYQGIKKALDEGLAQVRGVPIMTISGATGKGLDDLIHVAFETRTAWSQRVSTGVLNRWFETALEANPPPAPGGKRIKLRYITQNKTRPPTFVLFGTRLDDLPESYRRYLVNGIRRELGFGAVPVRLTLRSQKNPYATK, from the coding sequence ATGTTGCCCACAGTAGCCATTGTCGGGCGTCCCAATGTGGGCAAGTCCACACTCTTCAACCGTCTGGTCGGCAAGAAGCTGGCGCTGGTCGATGACCAGCCCGGCGTGACGCGCGACCGGCGCGAGGGCGAGGCGCATCTGCTGGGCCTCGACTTCACGATCGTCGATACCGCCGGTTATGAGGATGAGGATGCCAATACCCTGCCCGGCCGGATGCGGATGCAGACCGAAGCGGCGGTGGAAAATTGCGACGTCGCCCTGTTCATGATCGACGCGCGCGCTGGCATCACCCCGCTGGACGAGGAAATCGCCCGCTGGCTGCGCGCCAACGACGCGCCTGTCATATTGGTCGCGAACAAGGCCGAGGGCAAGGCGGCGGATGACGGCGTCATGGAATCGTTCAGCCTTGGCCTGGGTGAGCCTGTCCCTTTTTCCGCCGAACATGGCCAGGGCCTGGCTGACCTGTTCCAGGCGCTGCTCCCCCACCTGGAGCGGGAGGGCGACGAGCCGCACGAAAAGGAATTTTACGAGGATGACGAGAGCGCCCCGCTCAAGCTCGCCATCGTCGGCCGCCCCAATGCGGGCAAATCCACGCTCATCAACCGGCTGCTGGGCGAAAACCGCCTGCTGACCGGGCCGGAAGCGGGCATCACCCGCGACAGCATCGCCGTCGACTGGATGTGGACCAGCCGCGACGGGCTGGAACGCCCCGTCCGCCTGATCGACACGGCGGGGATGCGCAAGCGGGCCAAGGTGCAGGAAAAGCTGGAAAAGCTGGCCGTTTCCGACGGCATCAACGCGGTGAACTTCGCCGAAGTCGTCGTGCTGATGATCGATTCCACCCGCGGGCTGGAGGCGCAGGATCTGCGCATCGCCGACCGGGTGCTGGAGGAAGGCCGCGCCCTCGTCGTCGCACTCAACAAATGGGATACGGTCGAACATGGTTCGGCGCTCTACCAAGGCATAAAGAAGGCGCTGGACGAAGGCCTGGCGCAGGTGCGCGGCGTGCCGATCATGACCATTTCCGGGGCTACTGGAAAGGGTCTGGACGACCTGATCCACGTCGCCTTCGAAACGCGCACCGCCTGGTCGCAGCGCGTATCAACCGGCGTCCTCAACCGCTGGTTCGAAACCGCGCTGGAGGCCAACCCGCCGCCCGCGCCGGGCGGCAAGCGGATCAAGCTGCGCTATATCACCCAGAACAAGACCCGTCCGCCGACCTTCGTGCTGTTCGGCACCCGGCTGGACGACCTGCCCGAAAGCTATCGCCGCTATCTGGTAAACGGCATCCGCCGGGAACTGGGTTTCGGCGCGGTGCCGGTGCGCCTGACGCTGCGCAGCCAGAAGAACCCCTACGCGACCAAATAG
- the panB gene encoding 3-methyl-2-oxobutanoate hydroxymethyltransferase, whose product MSTTFTLDTATSRANPTPAPMKRLTVPAIQRRKFEGKTQEPLVMLTAYTARQAQLLDPHCDMLLVGDSLGQVIYGLPSTLAVTLDMMIAHGAAVVRGSYHSVVLVDMPFGSYESSPQQAFASASRIMAETGCAAVKLEGGEAMADTISFLSQRGIPVMAHIGLTPQAVNALGGYGARGKSQQEHAKIMADARAVAQAGAFAMVLEGVMEELAVAITDSVDVPVIGIGASAHCDGQVLVTEDMLGMFDRVPRFVKRYENIAETIDGAAARYAAEVRTRGFPTDDQVYRPKI is encoded by the coding sequence ATGTCCACGACCTTCACGCTCGACACCGCGACCAGCCGCGCCAACCCCACGCCCGCGCCGATGAAGCGCCTGACCGTGCCCGCCATCCAGCGGCGCAAGTTCGAGGGGAAGACGCAGGAACCGCTGGTCATGCTGACCGCCTATACCGCGCGCCAGGCGCAGTTGCTCGACCCGCATTGCGACATGCTGCTGGTCGGCGATTCGCTGGGCCAGGTGATTTACGGCCTGCCCTCCACCCTCGCCGTCACGCTCGACATGATGATCGCCCATGGCGCGGCGGTCGTGCGCGGCAGCTATCACAGCGTCGTGCTGGTCGACATGCCGTTCGGCAGCTATGAATCCTCGCCCCAACAGGCCTTCGCCAGCGCCAGCCGGATAATGGCGGAAACCGGCTGCGCCGCCGTCAAGCTGGAGGGCGGCGAGGCGATGGCGGACACGATTTCCTTCCTCAGCCAGCGCGGCATCCCGGTGATGGCGCATATCGGCCTGACGCCGCAGGCCGTGAACGCACTGGGCGGCTATGGCGCGCGCGGCAAGAGCCAGCAGGAACATGCCAAGATCATGGCCGACGCCCGCGCCGTGGCGCAGGCCGGTGCCTTCGCCATGGTGCTGGAAGGGGTGATGGAGGAACTGGCCGTCGCCATCACCGACAGCGTCGACGTGCCGGTGATCGGCATCGGCGCATCGGCCCATTGCGACGGGCAGGTGCTGGTGACCGAAGACATGCTGGGCATGTTCGATCGCGTCCCGCGCTTCGTGAAACGTTACGAGAATATCGCGGAAACCATCGACGGCGCGGCGGCCCGCTACGCCGCCGAAGTGCGGACACGCGGCTTTCCTACCGACGATCAGGTGTATCGCCCTAAAATCTAA
- a CDS encoding outer membrane protein assembly factor BamB family protein, with amino-acid sequence MTERMGMTSMKAFAPMGRMVTMAAMVALLAGCGIVGGKKGGPKTPVVGNRTSILSNEQGVEVEPSLADVQVTLPAPYVNDSWSQPGGDPSKAMGHVSLGGSPSQVWTASIEGSSPQARLAASPVVAGGKLFVTDAGAHVIAFDAASGAKLWQTNLPSEGKGNGRVLFGGGVSVLGDRVFASTGFGDVFALNVADGAIVWKKHLSGPLRGAPTLENGHVYVMGQDNQVFALNQSDGETQWTDSGTLQVTGIFGVAAPAAAQGTVIAGYSSGEINAYRYENGRTLWGDALSRTSISTAVASLTDIDADPVIDRGRVFAIGQGGRMASYELTSGQRLWEINIAGISTPAVVGEWVFAVTSDARLLCVARATGKIRWVSQLRRWQKEKKKDKAIRWTGPVLAGGRLIVVSTRGEMVYVDPATGSVQSTVDVGRSMSLSPIVANNILYLLADDGKLTAYR; translated from the coding sequence ATGACCGAGCGGATGGGAATGACGAGCATGAAAGCATTCGCGCCGATGGGCCGCATGGTAACGATGGCGGCGATGGTCGCCCTGCTCGCGGGCTGCGGCATCGTCGGCGGCAAGAAGGGCGGACCCAAGACGCCGGTCGTCGGCAACCGCACGTCGATCCTGAGCAACGAACAGGGTGTCGAGGTCGAACCCAGCCTGGCCGATGTGCAGGTCACCCTGCCCGCCCCTTATGTCAACGATAGCTGGTCGCAGCCGGGCGGCGACCCGTCCAAGGCGATGGGCCATGTCTCGCTGGGCGGTTCGCCCTCGCAGGTCTGGACCGCTTCGATCGAGGGCAGCTCGCCCCAGGCGCGGCTGGCCGCCTCCCCCGTCGTGGCGGGCGGCAAGCTGTTCGTGACAGACGCAGGCGCGCATGTCATCGCCTTCGACGCCGCCAGCGGCGCAAAATTGTGGCAGACCAACCTGCCCTCCGAAGGCAAGGGCAATGGCCGCGTGCTGTTCGGCGGCGGCGTCAGCGTCCTGGGCGACCGGGTATTCGCCAGCACCGGCTTCGGCGACGTCTTCGCGCTGAATGTCGCCGATGGCGCGATCGTCTGGAAGAAGCATCTGTCCGGCCCGCTGCGCGGCGCGCCGACGCTGGAAAACGGTCATGTCTATGTGATGGGCCAGGACAATCAGGTGTTCGCGCTCAACCAGTCGGACGGCGAAACCCAGTGGACCGATAGCGGCACCTTGCAGGTTACCGGCATTTTCGGCGTCGCGGCCCCCGCCGCCGCGCAGGGAACCGTGATCGCCGGCTATAGTTCGGGCGAAATCAATGCCTATCGCTATGAAAATGGGCGCACGCTGTGGGGCGACGCCCTCTCGCGGACCAGCATCTCGACCGCCGTGGCCTCGTTGACCGACATCGATGCTGATCCGGTGATCGACCGTGGCCGCGTCTTTGCGATCGGCCAGGGCGGCCGCATGGCCTCTTATGAACTGACCAGCGGCCAGCGCCTGTGGGAAATCAATATTGCGGGCATCTCGACCCCGGCCGTGGTCGGCGAATGGGTGTTCGCGGTGACCAGCGACGCCCGGCTGCTCTGCGTCGCGCGCGCCACCGGCAAGATCCGCTGGGTCAGCCAGCTCCGCCGCTGGCAGAAGGAAAAGAAGAAGGACAAGGCGATCCGCTGGACCGGCCCGGTGCTGGCCGGCGGCCGCCTGATCGTCGTGTCGACACGCGGCGAGATGGTCTATGTCGATCCCGCCACCGGATCGGTGCAATCGACGGTCGATGTGGGGCGCTCCATGTCGCTGTCGCCGATCGTCGCCAACAACATACTCTATCTGCTGGCGGATGACGGGAAGTTGACGGCGTACCGTTAA
- a CDS encoding Hpt domain-containing protein, which translates to MSYQDTELVSWSEFTRTRSELGTAFLRILGYFREDGAKSIGAIEEAFRARNAAALVTPAHTLKGESAQFGAYRLSAMAEEIEMVARRCVETHEGPDELIEVVVALRPCFTETMALLDRDANPLVARRPATFSRRAEAPAQGFGRAV; encoded by the coding sequence GTGTCCTATCAAGATACCGAACTGGTCAGTTGGAGCGAATTTACGCGGACCCGCAGCGAGCTGGGCACCGCTTTTCTTCGTATCCTGGGCTATTTCCGGGAAGATGGCGCCAAATCCATCGGCGCCATCGAAGAGGCATTCCGCGCCCGCAACGCCGCCGCGCTGGTCACGCCCGCCCATACGCTCAAGGGCGAATCGGCGCAGTTCGGCGCCTATCGCCTGAGCGCCATGGCCGAAGAGATCGAGATGGTCGCCCGCCGCTGCGTGGAAACGCATGAAGGCCCGGACGAGTTGATCGAGGTCGTCGTCGCGCTACGTCCCTGCTTTACCGAGACGATGGCGCTGCTCGATCGCGACGCCAACCCGCTGGTCGCTCGCCGGCCCGCCACCTTCAGCCGCCGCGCCGAAGCGCCCGCACAGGGATTTGGCCGGGCGGTCTGA
- a CDS encoding YezD family protein — translation MSEHKPIELRHARIDGARTDLRPDIAASVDKVRNVLEALRFGSITLTVHDARVVQIDVTEKTRLTN, via the coding sequence ATGAGCGAACATAAACCGATCGAACTCCGTCACGCCCGTATCGACGGCGCCCGCACAGACTTGCGGCCCGATATCGCCGCGAGCGTCGACAAGGTGCGCAACGTGCTGGAAGCGCTGCGTTTCGGATCGATCACGCTGACCGTCCACGACGCGCGCGTGGTCCAGATCGACGTGACGGAAAAGACGCGCCTGACCAACTGA
- a CDS encoding tetratricopeptide repeat protein, with the protein MALTPQNSQAFMREVDEAVRQDQLLGFWQRYGRWILVAVVLGLAAFGGWLYWQHYSKIQSEAVSEQMDTVLTAAAGGGTPDAKQLDALTKADQPGYRASALLAQAGVASRKGDAKAATALYAAMAADTKLDQPYRDLALIRQTALEFDTLKPHQVVDRLKPLAVEGAPWFGSAGELVAIAYMKMGKTDLAGPIFAAMAKDANVPQSIRSRARQMAGLMGIDAVEIPAEPSEG; encoded by the coding sequence GTGGCCCTGACGCCGCAAAATAGCCAAGCCTTCATGCGCGAGGTGGACGAAGCCGTCCGACAGGACCAGCTTCTGGGCTTCTGGCAGCGCTATGGGCGCTGGATTCTGGTCGCCGTCGTACTGGGCCTGGCCGCCTTTGGCGGCTGGCTCTACTGGCAGCATTATAGCAAGATACAGTCGGAAGCGGTGTCGGAGCAGATGGACACGGTGCTGACGGCGGCGGCCGGCGGCGGCACGCCCGACGCCAAGCAGCTCGATGCACTGACGAAGGCCGACCAGCCGGGCTACCGCGCGTCCGCCCTGCTGGCGCAGGCCGGCGTCGCGTCGCGCAAGGGCGACGCCAAGGCTGCGACCGCCCTCTACGCCGCCATGGCCGCGGATACCAAGCTGGACCAGCCCTATCGCGACCTGGCGCTGATCCGCCAGACCGCGCTGGAGTTCGATACGCTCAAGCCCCACCAGGTGGTCGACCGGCTAAAGCCGCTGGCCGTCGAGGGCGCGCCCTGGTTCGGCAGCGCCGGTGAACTGGTGGCGATCGCCTATATGAAGATGGGCAAGACCGACCTGGCCGGCCCGATCTTCGCCGCGATGGCCAAGGACGCCAATGTGCCGCAGTCGATCCGTTCACGCGCGCGACAGATGGCAGGATTAATGGGTATCGACGCGGTCGAGATTCCGGCCGAGCCGAGCGAAGGATGA
- a CDS encoding sulfurtransferase TusA family protein, translating into MKCPWPALRAARAMRDAGAIVIEADDPIAAAELEALAQAQGWTFAALGEHRFALSRTE; encoded by the coding sequence ATGAAATGTCCCTGGCCCGCGTTACGCGCCGCGCGGGCGATGCGCGACGCCGGTGCGATCGTGATCGAAGCGGACGACCCGATCGCCGCCGCCGAGTTGGAGGCGCTCGCCCAGGCGCAGGGCTGGACCTTCGCGGCGCTGGGCGAGCATCGGTTCGCCCTATCCCGGACCGAGTGA
- a CDS encoding TonB-dependent receptor, protein MIARFLLLASVAGASIITPNAFAEDAVQPPADGAEQVAGQTNVRGDVIVVTARRRQETAQEVPLAISVVRGDSIEATGNFNIVKLQQLAPTLQVYTTNPRNTSVNIRGLGVPFGLTSDGFEQGVGIYVDDVYNSRVAAATFDFLDVAQVEVLRGPQGTLYGKNTTAGAINITTNQPTFDFEGRAELTVGNLNYKQAKAAVSGPLSETIAARIAVAATTRRGTLYNVTSQRWINEQDNLGIRGQLLFKPNDDFSVTLSGDYSKQDPECCGTTFVRVGKTQRPLNRQYDALAAAQGYVVPSRNPYDRLTDLDSNLNAGNKIGGVSAKIKWDVGPGTLTSVTAWRFWDWKPENDRDFTGLSIVSKSQNPSQQDQYSQEFRYNYESKDVDFVVGLFGFKQRIDTQGTEQQGDDAAQWSLAPSTDPTNPANIPATLSGLTASNTQYLKADSAALFGQLSWKVTDALTIQPGVRLNYDKKSGFYQRVVTNAQGQAISCTTVAEPGTIKGTTQQCGVYQPQVSAPSDSAWNFTYDFNVNYKVARDVLAYATYAKSFKTLGINQNGLPLNADNSVNYDASTVKPESVNHYEIGLKTQFWDRRATFNLTAFRTEIKNFQATVNGGQFGTVRGYLANAEKVRSQGIEADFKVVASDRFTAYANGAYTDAQYKKFTNAPCPPELSGGTLQPSGQPADYSQPGVPGALSPRQCDISGQDLPGVSKWAFSYGAEYNIPVTLLAKEGQAYLGVDGNYRSHWNSNASPSIYTEVKGYALTNFRAGFRGEWFDIFGWVRNAFDVNYIENLQVAPGNTGLIAGQVGDPQTWGGTIKVSF, encoded by the coding sequence ATGATTGCGCGTTTCCTGTTGCTCGCGAGCGTCGCGGGCGCTTCCATCATCACGCCCAACGCCTTTGCGGAGGATGCGGTTCAGCCGCCTGCGGACGGCGCCGAACAGGTCGCCGGACAAACCAACGTGCGCGGCGACGTGATCGTCGTTACCGCCCGCCGTCGCCAGGAAACCGCGCAGGAAGTGCCATTGGCGATTTCCGTGGTCCGCGGCGACAGCATCGAGGCAACCGGCAACTTCAACATCGTGAAGCTCCAGCAACTCGCGCCGACGTTGCAGGTCTACACCACCAACCCGCGCAACACCTCGGTCAATATCCGTGGCCTGGGCGTGCCGTTCGGCCTGACCAGCGATGGCTTCGAACAAGGCGTCGGCATCTATGTCGACGACGTCTACAACTCGCGCGTCGCCGCCGCGACCTTCGACTTTCTCGACGTGGCGCAGGTGGAAGTGCTGCGCGGACCGCAAGGTACGCTTTACGGCAAGAACACCACGGCCGGCGCGATCAACATCACGACCAACCAGCCGACCTTCGATTTCGAGGGCCGCGCCGAACTGACCGTCGGCAATCTCAACTACAAGCAGGCCAAGGCCGCCGTGTCCGGCCCGCTGTCCGAGACCATCGCCGCCCGCATCGCGGTCGCCGCCACCACGCGCCGGGGCACGCTCTACAATGTGACCAGCCAGCGCTGGATCAACGAGCAGGATAATCTGGGCATTCGCGGCCAGTTGCTGTTCAAGCCCAATGACGATTTCAGCGTCACCCTGTCCGGCGATTACAGCAAGCAGGATCCCGAATGCTGCGGCACGACCTTCGTGCGCGTCGGCAAGACCCAGCGTCCGCTCAATCGCCAATATGACGCGCTGGCCGCTGCGCAGGGCTATGTCGTGCCCAGCCGCAACCCCTATGACCGTCTGACCGACCTCGATTCCAACCTGAACGCCGGTAACAAGATCGGCGGCGTGTCGGCCAAGATCAAATGGGATGTCGGCCCCGGCACCCTGACCTCCGTCACCGCCTGGCGCTTCTGGGACTGGAAGCCGGAAAATGACCGCGACTTCACCGGTCTGTCGATCGTGTCCAAATCGCAGAACCCGTCGCAGCAGGACCAGTATAGCCAGGAATTCCGCTACAACTACGAAAGCAAGGATGTTGACTTCGTCGTCGGCCTGTTCGGCTTCAAGCAGCGGATCGACACCCAGGGCACCGAACAGCAGGGCGACGATGCGGCCCAGTGGAGCCTTGCGCCCTCCACCGATCCGACCAACCCCGCCAATATCCCGGCGACGCTGTCCGGCCTGACCGCCAGTAATACGCAATATCTGAAGGCGGACAGCGCGGCCCTGTTCGGCCAGCTTAGCTGGAAGGTGACCGACGCGCTGACCATCCAGCCGGGCGTGCGGCTCAACTATGACAAGAAGTCCGGCTTCTATCAGCGCGTCGTCACCAACGCGCAGGGCCAGGCCATCAGTTGCACCACGGTCGCGGAACCCGGCACCATCAAGGGCACGACCCAGCAGTGCGGCGTCTACCAGCCGCAGGTCAGTGCCCCGTCCGACAGCGCCTGGAACTTCACCTACGATTTCAACGTCAATTACAAGGTCGCCCGCGACGTGCTGGCCTATGCGACCTATGCCAAGAGCTTCAAGACGCTGGGCATCAACCAGAACGGCCTGCCGCTCAATGCCGACAATAGCGTCAATTATGACGCCAGCACGGTGAAGCCGGAATCGGTCAATCATTATGAAATCGGCCTCAAGACCCAGTTCTGGGACCGCCGGGCCACCTTCAACCTCACCGCCTTCCGCACGGAGATCAAGAATTTCCAGGCGACCGTGAATGGCGGCCAGTTCGGCACCGTGCGCGGTTACCTCGCCAACGCGGAAAAGGTGCGGTCGCAAGGGATCGAGGCGGACTTCAAGGTCGTCGCCAGCGACCGTTTCACCGCCTATGCCAATGGCGCCTATACCGACGCCCAATATAAGAAGTTCACCAACGCGCCCTGCCCGCCCGAACTGTCGGGCGGCACGTTGCAGCCTTCGGGACAGCCTGCGGATTATTCGCAGCCGGGCGTCCCCGGCGCGCTCAGCCCTCGCCAGTGCGACATTTCCGGCCAGGATCTGCCCGGCGTGTCGAAATGGGCCTTCTCCTACGGCGCGGAATATAATATTCCGGTTACGCTACTGGCGAAGGAGGGCCAGGCCTATCTGGGCGTCGACGGCAATTACCGCTCGCACTGGAACTCCAACGCCTCGCCGTCCATCTATACCGAGGTGAAGGGCTATGCGCTGACCAACTTCCGCGCCGGCTTCCGCGGCGAATGGTTCGACATTTTCGGTTGGGTCCGCAACGCGTTCGACGTGAACTATATCGAAAACCTCCAGGTCGCGCCGGGCAACACCGGCCTGATCGCCGGTCAGGTCGGCGATCCCCAGACCTGGGGCGGCACGATCAAAGTCTCCTTCTGA